GCCGAGATTATCCGCTTGCTTGCCTTGCCTCATCGTAATGTTATGGTGGTGGGTGATGACTCTCAGTCGATCTATTCCTTCCGGGGCGCCGATTTCCGTAATATCATGGAGTTTCCTAAACTCTACCCTGAGGCGAAGTTGATCCGTTTAGAAGAGAACTATCGCAGTACCCAGCCTATTCTGACCATGACCAATGCCATCATTGAACAGGCGGCAGAAAAGTATACCAAGAAGTTGTTCACCTCAATTGAGGGGGGGCAGAAGCCGCTCATCTACTCCGCGCGAAATGACTCGGATCAGGCCGTTTATGTGGCCGGCGCCATCGCGCAATTGGTCCGGGAGGGGACGGCGCCTGACCAGATCGCGGTTCTCTTTCGTTCCGGTTTTCATTCGTACAAACTAGAGTTGGAGCTTGCCAACCGACATCTGCCCTTTGAAAAGCGAGGGGGGATGAAGTTGACCGAGTCGGCCCATATCAAGGATATTCTGTCCTTGCTGAGAGTTATCTATAATCCTCAGGATAATCTGTCATGGAACCGTATTCTGCTCTTTGTTGAAAAGGTGGGTCCTAAGACCGCCCAGACTATTCTGTCTACAATCAAGAGTGGCGATGACCCGATTGAGGCCTTGTCCCGCTACCCAGCCGGTAAATCTTGGCGGCAGGGGATTGTTTCCCTTGTCGCTGCGTTGCGGGAGATTCGTGATCTTGCGACACCCCTCAGCCAATATGAAGCAGCCATGGCATATTATCAGGAGGTGTTTCACCGGCTTTATGCCGATGACTATCCGACCAGGGCCAAGGATCTGGAGCAAGTAAAGGATATTGTCGCTGAATATAAGACCTTGGATGATTTTATCCACGACACGGCGCTTGATCCACCTGAGGTAACAGTGGCAGAGGCAGGCGGCGCAACCGGGCAGAGCGGGGCGTTGATTTTATCTACCGTTCACTCGTCAAAGGGGTTGGAGTGGGACCATGTTTTTATCATCTATTTGGTCGAAGGAAAGTTTCCCTCGGCAATGGCCCAGACTGTCGAGGAGATTGAGGAAGAGCGGCGGTTGCTTTATGTCGCTGCCACCAGGGCGAAGAAATATCTCTATCTGGTTTATCCGCGAGAAGTTGCCCAGGCCGGACGTTTGGGTGAGCCGGCGATGATCTCAAGATTTTTGGAGGAGATTCCCTCGGGGTTGACCATGGCCGCGAACAAGAAGCCTGGAATGACATCAACGGGTTTCTCCCCACAAGCCGTGGTGCGGAGAAAGGCGCTCTTGTCCAAGGATGACCTTACCGGGTCTCAGGTTCGGCATCCTTTTTTTGGTGAAGGACGGGTGATGAAGATGGTTGGTCCACGAACCGTGGAAATATTTTTTACCCGGCATGGGCAGAAGACGATTAATCTTGACTATATCAAAATGGAGATTGTGGATCCGTGAAATACCAGGAGGCGTGGCAATTCTTAGATAATCTTCAGTTTTTCAAGATCAAGCTCGGACTTGAAAGCATGACCATGTTTATGGAGCGTTTGGGGAGCCCTGAGCGGGGGGTGTCCAGCATTCATATTGCCGGGACTAATGGTAAAGGATCTGTTGCTGCGACCACCCTTGCTATCTTGGACCGGGCTGGATTCTCTGTTGGTGTCTACACCTCGCCGCACCTGATTTCGGTTCGGGAACGCTTCCGTATTAATGACGAGTATATTGCAGAAGAAGATTTTGCTCGCCTTGCCACTCAGATTGTTGCGGTCCTTAATGGTGATCAGATTACCTATTTTGAATTTACCACTGCCTTGGCCTTTCTGTGGTTTGCTGAGCGGAAGGTTGATTGC
This genomic window from Desulfobulbaceae bacterium contains:
- a CDS encoding ATP-dependent helicase, with the protein product MQQSLFGEIKRTSPPRPPKASHFHGLNSPQMEAVTTIDGPVLVIAGAGSGKTRTLVHRVAYLIEQGVQPERILLLTFTRKSAQEMLNRASDLLDESCSRVMGGTFHAVASLLLRRYGHHLGYTPQFTILDRSDAEGIVNLLKASLDLKDSDRRFPSRKVIINILSQTVNKGQTIADAVSQRYAHFVDFIGDFEQISQHYLKFKREHNLMDYDDLLLNLQRVLALPEVGAEIAVRYSYLMVDEYQDTNPVQAEIIRLLALPHRNVMVVGDDSQSIYSFRGADFRNIMEFPKLYPEAKLIRLEENYRSTQPILTMTNAIIEQAAEKYTKKLFTSIEGGQKPLIYSARNDSDQAVYVAGAIAQLVREGTAPDQIAVLFRSGFHSYKLELELANRHLPFEKRGGMKLTESAHIKDILSLLRVIYNPQDNLSWNRILLFVEKVGPKTAQTILSTIKSGDDPIEALSRYPAGKSWRQGIVSLVAALREIRDLATPLSQYEAAMAYYQEVFHRLYADDYPTRAKDLEQVKDIVAEYKTLDDFIHDTALDPPEVTVAEAGGATGQSGALILSTVHSSKGLEWDHVFIIYLVEGKFPSAMAQTVEEIEEERRLLYVAATRAKKYLYLVYPREVAQAGRLGEPAMISRFLEEIPSGLTMAANKKPGMTSTGFSPQAVVRRKALLSKDDLTGSQVRHPFFGEGRVMKMVGPRTVEIFFTRHGQKTINLDYIKMEIVDP